The Fibrobacter sp. UWEL genome includes the window TTTGGTGGCCGCTACCGTTACAAACCCGGTTCCTACATCGAACTGGATGGTTACTTTGGTCTAAATCGTAATGACAAGAGCGCCTTGGTCTTTACCTACGGCATGGAACACTACATTGCAAAGAATTTCTCCAACGCCTATGAATTCCGTAGCGGTTTTTTGGATGGTGCTACCGGTGAAGATGGTATCGCGAAGCTTGTGGTGGGAATGACTCCTACGCTTCATTTTGGACGTTCTGTGGTCTGCATGATTGAAATTACCTCCTCGGGTAGTATCGGAAACGTGAGGGAAGACTTCATGCTGGACATTATCCCTAAGCTGGAAGTATCCGTTGGGGGTGCCCGAGTTCGCCTGGACTTTGATATTGGAATCCTCCAGGAAAACAACAATAACCAGAAAGGTGTGGGCCTGTACGTCCTGATGGGACTATAAATCGGGTCAAAAACAGCTAGAATTTGAACGAAAAATGGAAAAAGGCCCCTTTTCGGGGGCTTTTTTTGTCATAAAGTGTAATTCTTATTCTTAATTATCCTATATTAACGGCCAACGTCATTTCACCTTGGTATTCCCGACCAGTTAATTCCACTGGGAGTGAATGTAGAATACTCGGGTGCAAACGTGTAACACAGTAAAACAAACAAACCAAAAGGAACAGGTAGTAAAATGGCTACTATTACTAAAGAAAAGGCTGCAGAAATCACCGCTAAGTTCGGCGCAAACGAAAAGGACACCGGTAACGTCCGCGTTCAGATCGCTCTCCTGACCGAAAAGATCAAGAACCTCACCGAACATGCAAAGGAACACAAGAAGGACCACCACTCTCTCCGTGGTCTGGCTATGATGGTTGCAAAGCGCAAGAACCTCCTGAAGTACTACGGCGAAAAGGATATTATCGCTCAGCGTGCTCTCATCAAGGAACTTGGTCTGCGCGGCTAATTTCTGTGGACTGGAGATAATCTATGTCTATTGATGCTTACAAAGAAAAGTACGGCAAGATGCTGGACCCGAAGGAAGTGTCTGTAACACTTCCCGATGGTCGTGTCATCTCTTTCGAAACCGGCCGTATTGCTAAGCAGGCTCGTGGCGCTGCTGTTGCCAAGATGGGCGACGCATTTGTCCTGTCCACTGTCTGCTATGGCGAAGAAAAGGAAGGTGACTTCTTCCCCCTGACGGTTGAATACCGCGAAAAGGCCTACGCTGCTGGTCGCCTCCCGGGTGGCTACTCCAAGCGTGAAGCTGGTCGTCCGTCTGACGAAGAAACCCTGTCCGCTCGTATTATCGACCGACCGATCCGCCCCATGTTCCCGGAAAACTTCACTCGTGAAGTCCAGGTCATCGTGCAGGTCATGTCTGCCGACAAGAAGTTCGCTCCCGACGTTCTCGGTGTGAGCGCAGCTTCTCTCTCCATTGGTCTCTCTGACCTCCCGTTCGAACAGCAGGTTGCTGCAGTTCGCGTGGCCGTCGTTGATGGTCAGAACGTTGTGATGCCCACCTATGATCAGATTGCATGTGCCGATCTGGACATGGTGGTCGCCGGTACCGAAGACTCCGTCTGCATGGTGGAAGGTGGCGCTTATGAAGTGTCCGAAGACACCATGATCAACGCAATCCTCGCCGGTCACGAAGTCATCAAGCAGCTGTGCGTTGCTCAGCAGAAGCTGGTTGACCAGTGCGGTAAGATGCCCAAGATGGTCCTCGCCCCGAAGAACGTTGGCGAAACTCACGACAAGCTGGTCGCAACCGTTAAGGAAGTTGTGAACGAAGAACTCCAGAAGGACGTTCACTCCAACATGGTCAAGACCGACTTCTATCCTGCTATGGCAGATCTCTGCAAGCGCATGACTGAAGATGCTCGCATCCTCGCTATCATCGGCGAAGGCGACGCTCAGGACGCTGCTC containing:
- the rpsO gene encoding 30S ribosomal protein S15, with the translated sequence MATITKEKAAEITAKFGANEKDTGNVRVQIALLTEKIKNLTEHAKEHKKDHHSLRGLAMMVAKRKNLLKYYGEKDIIAQRALIKELGLRG